TGATCGTGGGGGCGATGTCGACGTTCGCCACGAACCTCGGGTCGAGGACGCCCGATCGCACGTGCCCCGGCCACCGCACCAGGAACGGCACGTGGATGGACTGCGTGTAGGGCAGCCGCTTCCCCGTGATCTTGGTCAGCGACGTCTCCTGCTCGCCGCGGTCGCCGGCCACCTGGTGCTCGCCCCACAGGAACCCGTTGTCCGACAGGAAGAAGGCCAGCGTGTTTCGGTCCTCGCCCAGCTGGCGGAGGACCCGGAAGATCCGCCCCACCATGTCGTCCACCGACATCTGGGTCCGGAGCTGGTCGGCGCGGTTCTGGGCGATCCTGGCCGGGGTCAGCTTGACGGCGTCCTGGACCCACGGCGGCTTGTCGGAGATGTCGGCCTCCAGCATGGCGGGATTGCGCACGAACGGAGGGACCGGTGCGCTGGCGTACTTCGGCTCGGGGATCCAGGGGTCGTGCGGCGCGGAGCTCGCCACGTACAGGAACCAGGGCTGCTGGTCCTTCGACTCCGACTGGCGGAGGAACCGCACGGCGTGGTCGGAGATGAACGACGTGGAGTATTCGGGGACCGTGGCCTGCTTGCCCTGGAGGTTCCACAGCGTGTTCGTGTAGCCGTTGTTGAAGATGTCGAAGCTGTTCCAGTGCGGCGGGTTCTGGTCGAGCGGCCAGGTGTTCAGGAACTTCCCCACGATCCCGGTGCGGTAGCCGGCGTCCTGGAGGTAGCGCTCGACGGTGGTGTCCTGGTCGAGCTTCAGGGCGTCCCCGTTGCCGAGCACGCCGTTGTTGTGGTCGTAGCGCCCGGTCAGGATGGTGGCCCGCGACGGGCAGCACAGCGGCGTGGTGACGAAGCCGTTCAGGTACGTCGTCCCCCCGCCGCCGAAGATTCGGCGGGTCTTCGGCATGACGTCGAGGGTCCCGGCTCGCTGGTCGTCGGTCAGGACGACGAGGATGTTGGGCGGCTTGGATTGGCCGACGGGCGTCGCCGTGGGACCGCTGGGTGACGCTCCACCGTCGCCGCCGCGGTGAGACGGCGGCGGATTCGTGATCGCGATGCCCTTCGTGCACGCGGCGGTGAGAGCGACCAGCCCGAGGATCGCCGCCACGCGGCGACATCTCACGCCGGCGACCCCACCCACACGCCCGCGTCCTCGTCTCTGCCGCCCACTCCCTCCTGGCGG
This sequence is a window from Actinomycetota bacterium. Protein-coding genes within it:
- a CDS encoding sulfatase produces the protein MAAILGLVALTAACTKGIAITNPPPSHRGGDGGASPSGPTATPVGQSKPPNILVVLTDDQRAGTLDVMPKTRRIFGGGGTTYLNGFVTTPLCCPSRATILTGRYDHNNGVLGNGDALKLDQDTTVERYLQDAGYRTGIVGKFLNTWPLDQNPPHWNSFDIFNNGYTNTLWNLQGKQATVPEYSTSFISDHAVRFLRQSESKDQQPWFLYVASSAPHDPWIPEPKYASAPVPPFVRNPAMLEADISDKPPWVQDAVKLTPARIAQNRADQLRTQMSVDDMVGRIFRVLRQLGEDRNTLAFFLSDNGFLWGEHQVAGDRGEQETSLTKITGKRLPYTQSIHVPFLVRWPGHVRSGVLDPRFVANVDIAPTIMDAAGLSAPASVPMDGRSLLSGKARKGMFFEYFLDPIYPVIPAWASIRTPSRQYIEYYDPSGRIIFREYYDLSADPFQLNNLFGDATPSDDPNVSALSRELRVDLRCEGTSGSDPCP